The following are encoded together in the Roseobacter denitrificans OCh 114 genome:
- a CDS encoding DUF1330 domain-containing protein, with translation MPKGYIIGNISLRDADAYKPYSLRNDEIVPRHGGKFLARGGRSQILEGDSHDRQVIIEFPSYEDALAFYNDPDYQENMKIRQANADGSILVVEGV, from the coding sequence ATGCCCAAGGGATACATCATCGGCAACATCAGCTTGAGGGATGCAGACGCATATAAACCCTACAGTCTGCGCAATGATGAAATCGTTCCACGCCACGGCGGCAAGTTTCTGGCGCGCGGCGGTCGGTCGCAAATCCTTGAGGGTGACAGCCATGACCGCCAGGTCATTATCGAATTTCCGTCTTATGAGGACGCGCTCGCGTTCTACAATGACCCCGACTATCAGGAAAACATGAAAATCCGACAGGCAAACGCCGACGGATCCATACTCGTTGTGGAGGGCGTTTGA
- a CDS encoding ABC transporter ATP-binding protein translates to MAEKSSNDSFVEFDRVQKSYDGENLVVKDLNLFMPKGEFLTMLGPSGSGKTTCLMMLAGFETATHGDIRLDGVSINNIPPHKRGIGMVFQNYALFPHMTVAENLSFPLEVRKMGKSDREAKVKRALDMVQMGDFAGRRPAQLSGGQQQRIALARALVFEPELVLMDEPLGALDKQLRETLQFEITNLAHALGITVVYVTHDQTEALTMSDRVAVFDDGRIQQLAPPDKLYEEPENSFVAQFIGENNTLEGVVKEIKGDHCLIQLDDGGLIDAKPINVSAVGERTRVSIRPERVEYNKDRLSPDAHTLHAEVLEFIYMGDIFRTRLRVAGIDEFVIKTRNAPDVDRLKPGQSIEIGWLPEDCRALDA, encoded by the coding sequence TTGGCTGAAAAAAGCTCAAACGACTCGTTCGTCGAATTCGACCGCGTGCAGAAAAGCTATGACGGTGAAAATCTGGTCGTAAAAGATCTGAACCTGTTCATGCCGAAAGGTGAGTTTCTCACGATGCTGGGGCCATCGGGTTCCGGCAAGACAACATGCCTTATGATGCTGGCCGGCTTTGAAACCGCGACGCATGGGGATATCCGCCTTGACGGGGTGTCGATCAACAACATTCCGCCGCACAAGCGCGGGATCGGGATGGTGTTCCAGAATTACGCGTTGTTCCCGCATATGACGGTGGCGGAGAACCTGTCCTTCCCGCTGGAAGTGCGCAAGATGGGCAAATCGGACCGCGAGGCGAAAGTGAAACGCGCGCTCGACATGGTGCAGATGGGCGATTTCGCCGGGCGCCGTCCCGCACAATTGTCCGGGGGTCAGCAGCAGCGGATTGCCCTGGCCCGGGCGCTTGTGTTCGAGCCGGAACTGGTTTTGATGGACGAACCCCTGGGTGCGCTGGACAAACAGCTGCGCGAAACGCTGCAGTTTGAGATTACCAACCTTGCCCACGCTCTGGGGATCACGGTCGTCTATGTCACGCACGACCAGACCGAAGCCTTGACGATGTCGGACCGTGTTGCGGTGTTTGACGATGGGCGCATTCAGCAACTCGCCCCGCCGGACAAGCTCTATGAAGAGCCCGAAAACAGCTTCGTGGCGCAGTTCATCGGCGAGAACAACACGCTTGAAGGTGTGGTCAAGGAAATCAAGGGCGATCATTGCCTGATACAACTGGACGATGGTGGTCTGATCGATGCCAAGCCGATCAACGTATCGGCGGTTGGCGAGCGAACCCGCGTTTCCATCCGGCCTGAACGGGTCGAATACAACAAGGACCGCCTGAGCCCCGATGCGCATACGCTGCATGCCGAAGTGCTGGAGTTCATCTATATGGGCGACATTTTCCGGACGCGCCTGAGGGTAGCGGGCATTGATGAATTCGTGATCAAGACCCGCAACGCACCGGACGTTGACCGCCTGAAACCCGGCCAGTCCATCGAAATCGGTTGGCTGCCGGAAGATTGCCGCGCCTTGGACGCCTGA
- a CDS encoding extracellular solute-binding protein has translation MKLTKLLLASTALTLAAGSAFAEVEMANEMTIVSWGGAYSNSQQQAYHNPYMEKTGVTIINDESSAEAVSKLRAMNEAGNITWDVVDVVAADALRLCDEGLAMEIDADEMLAPAPDGTPASEDFGDLLVGDCFIPQIVYSTTVGYRTDMVGDTPPTSICALFDTEGYPGKRALEKRPINNMEWALLCDGVAKDDVYDVLETDEGQQQALDKLATIKDDVIWWSAGADTPQLLADGEIVMGSTYNGRLFSVIEEQKQPVGMLWDAQVFDLDGWIIPAGLPEDRLARALDYVYFATDTQRLADQSKWISYGPARASSAPLVSTHAELGIEMAPHMPTDPENAKNTFLYNYEFWADYRDDIDAKFQAWLAQ, from the coding sequence ATGAAACTGACCAAATTGCTTTTGGCCTCAACCGCGCTGACATTGGCTGCGGGATCGGCATTTGCGGAAGTCGAAATGGCGAACGAAATGACAATCGTAAGCTGGGGCGGCGCCTATTCCAACTCGCAACAGCAAGCGTATCACAACCCCTACATGGAAAAGACCGGGGTCACCATCATCAACGATGAAAGCTCGGCCGAAGCGGTGTCAAAGCTGCGCGCGATGAACGAAGCGGGCAACATCACATGGGATGTGGTGGATGTGGTTGCCGCGGACGCACTGCGTCTGTGTGACGAAGGTCTGGCGATGGAAATTGACGCAGACGAAATGCTGGCGCCGGCACCGGATGGCACGCCGGCTTCCGAGGATTTCGGCGACCTGCTGGTGGGTGACTGCTTCATCCCGCAGATCGTCTACTCCACCACCGTCGGCTACCGCACGGATATGGTCGGTGACACACCGCCCACGTCCATCTGCGCATTGTTTGACACTGAGGGTTATCCCGGCAAGCGCGCGCTGGAAAAGCGCCCGATCAACAACATGGAATGGGCGCTGCTGTGTGACGGTGTTGCAAAAGACGACGTCTACGACGTGCTGGAAACGGACGAAGGTCAGCAGCAGGCGCTTGATAAGCTGGCAACGATCAAAGACGACGTGATCTGGTGGTCCGCCGGTGCCGACACGCCACAGCTTCTGGCGGATGGCGAAATCGTCATGGGTTCGACCTATAACGGTCGTCTGTTCTCGGTCATCGAGGAGCAGAAACAGCCAGTTGGTATGCTCTGGGACGCTCAGGTGTTCGATCTGGACGGCTGGATCATCCCCGCAGGTCTGCCTGAAGACCGTCTGGCCCGTGCGCTTGACTATGTATATTTCGCAACCGACACGCAGCGTTTGGCAGACCAGTCCAAGTGGATTAGCTACGGCCCTGCACGTGCGTCTTCTGCACCATTGGTCAGCACACATGCCGAATTGGGCATCGAAATGGCACCACACATGCCAACCGATCCGGAAAACGCCAAGAACACGTTCCTCTACAACTACGAGTTCTGGGCTGACTATCGCGACGATATCGACGCGAAGTTCCAGGCGTGGCTGGCACAATAA